The following proteins are encoded in a genomic region of Necator americanus strain Aroian chromosome II, whole genome shotgun sequence:
- a CDS encoding hypothetical protein (NECATOR_CHRII.G7622.T1), with amino-acid sequence MSTSDREWMDPQLSSHNGVFSLILQRMMLEAHAANGTILPNFGHVYPATKDISMPLLPLSRGDSRAGNVSPSMQLWRKDSICAHKRRNLEMKISMLKKRKERQVEAEGMDSKRSNSSVDVVKEENVACEGGEAEDAESSVKSPGTKEECIIDLVGSDEMDVSTEQVFKSPHAADVHFKKAHKKPAVRPPTDCEECGKRFASAFQLREHISIQHLKERNFVCEECGQKFGRRGGLRRHVQMVHQNHLHMCPYEGCDHPGYKCSKALTAHIRSVHTNIRPYVCETCQKAFVRRNDLKMHTLTHTSETAFHCECGSKFRRLIYLKKHQRLCTSRSNTAKDAKQELLDDSYEGNDDIDDHEL; translated from the exons ATGTCTACTTCAGATAGGGAGTGGATGGACCCACAGCTATCTTCCCATAACGGCGTATTCTCACTAATTTTGCAACGAATGATGCTAGAAGCTCATGCAGCAAATGGGACTATTCTGCCTAACTTTGGTCACGTATATCCAGCCACTAAAGACATTTCCATGCCTCTGCTTCCACTTTCAAGAGGAGATTCAAGGGCCGGCAACGTTTCGCCCTCCATGCAATTATGGCGTAAGGATAGCATTTGCGCACACAAACGACGAAATTTGGAAATGAAGATATCGATGCTGAAGAAGCGCAAGGAACGCCAAGTCGAAGCAGAAGGGATGGACTCGAAGAGAAGCAACAGTAGCGTGGATGTggtcaaagaagaaaacgtcgCATGCGAGGGTGGGGAGGCGGAGGACGCTGAAAGCAGCGTTAAGAGTCCTGGCACGAAAGAAGAATGTATTATTGATTTGGTAGGTAGTGACGAAATGGACGTGAGTACTGAACAG GTTTTCAAATCGCCTCATGCTGCAGACGTCCACTTCAAGAAGGCTCACAAGAAACCAGCCGTTAGG CCTCCAACCGACTGCGAAGAATGTGGCAAACGGTTCGCTTCCGCTTTCCAACTTCGAGAGCATATATCGATCCAACATTT gaAGGAGCGCAATTTTGTGTGCGAAGAGTGTGGCCAGAAGTTTGGCAGACGAGGCG GACTTCGGCGTCATGTGCaaatggtgcaccaaaatCATCTTCACATGTGTCCTTACGAAGGATGCGACCATCCAGGCTACAAATGCAGTAAG GCATTAACCGCTCATATTCGCTCTGTGCACACCAACATTAGACCTTACGTATGTGAAACGTGCCAGAAGGCATTTGTGCGCCGTAATGACTTGAAAATGCACACGTTGACGCATACTTCCGAAACGGCTTTTCA CTGTGAATGCGGCAGCAAATTTCGACGGCTGATCTACCTCAAAAAACATCAGCGGCTGTGTACATCTCGTAGTAATACCGCTAAGGATGCTAAGCAGGAACTTTTAGATGACTCATATGAAGGTAACGATGACATTGACGACCACGAATTGTGA
- a CDS encoding hypothetical protein (NECATOR_CHRII.G7622.T2), whose protein sequence is MDPQLSSHNGVFSLILQRMMLEAHAANGTILPNFGHVYPATKDISMPLLPLSRGDSRAGNVSPSMQLWRKDSICAHKRRNLEMKISMLKKRKERQVEAEGMDSKRSNSSVDVVKEENVACEGGEAEDAESSVKSPGTKEECIIDLVGSDEMDVSTEQVFKSPHAADVHFKKAHKKPAVRPPTDCEECGKRFASAFQLREHISIQHLKERNFVCEECGQKFGRRGGLRRHVQMVHQNHLHMCPYEGCDHPGYKCSKALTAHIRSVHTNIRPYVCETCQKAFVRRNDLKMHTLTHTSETAFHCECGSKFRRLIYLKKHQRLCTSRSNTAKDAKQELLDDSYEGNDDIDDHEL, encoded by the exons ATGGACCCACAGCTATCTTCCCATAACGGCGTATTCTCACTAATTTTGCAACGAATGATGCTAGAAGCTCATGCAGCAAATGGGACTATTCTGCCTAACTTTGGTCACGTATATCCAGCCACTAAAGACATTTCCATGCCTCTGCTTCCACTTTCAAGAGGAGATTCAAGGGCCGGCAACGTTTCGCCCTCCATGCAATTATGGCGTAAGGATAGCATTTGCGCACACAAACGACGAAATTTGGAAATGAAGATATCGATGCTGAAGAAGCGCAAGGAACGCCAAGTCGAAGCAGAAGGGATGGACTCGAAGAGAAGCAACAGTAGCGTGGATGTggtcaaagaagaaaacgtcgCATGCGAGGGTGGGGAGGCGGAGGACGCTGAAAGCAGCGTTAAGAGTCCTGGCACGAAAGAAGAATGTATTATTGATTTGGTAGGTAGTGACGAAATGGACGTGAGTACTGAACAG GTTTTCAAATCGCCTCATGCTGCAGACGTCCACTTCAAGAAGGCTCACAAGAAACCAGCCGTTAGG CCTCCAACCGACTGCGAAGAATGTGGCAAACGGTTCGCTTCCGCTTTCCAACTTCGAGAGCATATATCGATCCAACATTT gaAGGAGCGCAATTTTGTGTGCGAAGAGTGTGGCCAGAAGTTTGGCAGACGAGGCG GACTTCGGCGTCATGTGCaaatggtgcaccaaaatCATCTTCACATGTGTCCTTACGAAGGATGCGACCATCCAGGCTACAAATGCAGTAAG GCATTAACCGCTCATATTCGCTCTGTGCACACCAACATTAGACCTTACGTATGTGAAACGTGCCAGAAGGCATTTGTGCGCCGTAATGACTTGAAAATGCACACGTTGACGCATACTTCCGAAACGGCTTTTCA CTGTGAATGCGGCAGCAAATTTCGACGGCTGATCTACCTCAAAAAACATCAGCGGCTGTGTACATCTCGTAGTAATACCGCTAAGGATGCTAAGCAGGAACTTTTAGATGACTCATATGAAGGTAACGATGACATTGACGACCACGAATTGTGA
- a CDS encoding hypothetical protein (NECATOR_CHRII.G7623.T1), with product MTAFRNLDGTTTASRKGIETIINNFCSGLFGFGSHVHLPPHYLGEVGHVIPEVLQFEVRHTILSVGSRANTLSRKDKASTSEEPSPSTCQHSVSLHVARRNARFLDSG from the coding sequence ATGACTGCTTTTCGGAATCTGGATGGAACAACGACTGCATCAAGAAAGGGAATTGAAACAATCATTAACAACTTCTGCTCTGGTCTCTTCGGCTTCGGCAGCCATGttcacttgcctcctcactaTCTGGGAGAAgttggacatgtcattccagaggttctccagTTCGAAGTACGACATACTATTCTGTCGGTAGGAAGTCGTGCCAACACTCTGTCCCGAAAAGATAAGGCCAGTACATCAGAAGAACCCTCTCCTAGTACTTGTCAACACTCCGTCTCTTTACACGTTGCCCGTcgaaatgcaaggttcctagaTAGTGGATGA